From the genome of Spinacia oleracea cultivar Varoflay chromosome 2, BTI_SOV_V1, whole genome shotgun sequence, one region includes:
- the LOC110790058 gene encoding pentatricopeptide repeat-containing protein At5g28460 produces MSITSKAPICSKLHRLLRHQNQLHRLLRHQNPRLHVSFLHLITKKPSTGDSSSSSSPIIAQIVEILKSNDNESWKTNHHLSQLLFSNSYSLSSDHVLQITRRLGDSSTALNFVQLLRSNSQTPDANLLSFAFQAAFELASRKPGWKENLLDLLQTSKELGVPLTVNSVTYLIRCFGRVRMVEKSLRIYDELDSQMRNTHVRNVLIEELLRSRRFSDAVKVLDEMLQPNAEFPPDENTVAIVLPVLLEPKKHKREVLSEEEIVELMLKFGRHGVFPDSIMFTRWITGLCRNRRIDMAWKLLHGLMEFDGLPVKVPSCNALLTGLAKDRQFPKMKLLMEKMLAKGISPDVVTLGISINHLCKAFKIDEALNLFESMKRGEIGTLLEPDIVIYNTLIDGLCKDERVEEGLAMKRKMVLEGICLPNTVTYNCLIDGLCKVGELDKSLELFDEMEKQGVQPNVITVNTLVSGLCRHGKAGSALKFYREMEGKGLRGNKVTYTTLISGFCGVNNISKAMGLFKEMRQTCAPDAIVYYTLISGLSQAGLMDDVESILLDMKSAGFRPDISCYNVMINGFCKKNKLDKAQSLLEEIEEVGLRPDNVTYNTLISYCSKSRDLKTAQKLLKQMIENNVVPTVVTYGTLIHACCSVGEMDEAMEIFRQMNSSTRIPPNTVVYNILIDTLCQKNEMRGAFSLFEDMIAKGVSPNSNTFNALFKKLRDENELEKALKLMGKMTELACHPDYITMEVLTEWLPVVGKADELRQFIEGFR; encoded by the coding sequence ATGAGCATCACATCAAAAGCACCAATCTGCTCAAAACTGCATCGATTACTCAGACACCAAAACCAACTTCATCGATTACTCAGACACCAAAACCCTCGATTGCATGTTTCCTTCCTTCACTTAATTACCAAAAAACCATCCACAGGAGACTCTTCATCGTCATCCTCTCCAATTATAGCCCAAATCGTTGAAATCCTCAAATCCAACGACAATGAAAGCTGGAAGACTAACCACCATCTTTCTCAGCTTCTCTTCTCAAATTcgtattctctctcctctgatcATGTTCTCCAAATCACCCGTCGTTTGGGCGATTCCTCCACTGCCCTCAATTTCGTCCAACTCCTTCGCTCCAATTCTCAAACCCCAGATGCTAATTTGCTTTCTTTTGCATTCCAAGCTGCTTTTGAGCTTGCTTCTCGCAAACCCGGTTGGAAAGAGAATCTCTTGGACCTCCTTCAAACTTCTAAAGAATTGGGTGTTCCTTTGACTGTTAATTCTGTAACCTATCTAATCCGGTGTTTCGGGCGGGTGCGAATGGTTGAGAAATCATTGAGAATTTACGATGAATTGGATTCCCAGATGAGGAATACCCATGTTCGGAATGTGTTGATTGAAGAATTGCTCAGAAGTAGGCGTTTTAGTGATGCAGTCAAGGTGCTCGACGAAATGCTCCAACCAAATGCAGAGTTCCCGCCAGATGAAAACACTGTTGCTATTGTTTTACCGGTGTTGTTGGAACCTAAGAAGCACAAAAGGGAGGTGTTGTCTGAGGAGGAAATCGTGGAGCTCATGTTGAAGTTTGGCAGACACGGCGTGTTTCCTGATTCGATTATGTTTACACGATGGATTACTGGGCTCTGTAGGAATAGAAGGATTGACATGGCTTGGAAACTTCTACATGGTTTGATGGAGTTTGATGGTCTACCTGTTAAAGTTCCATCATGCAATGCCCTGTTGACAGGCTTAGCAAAAGACCGCCAATTTCCAAAGATGAAGTTGTTAATGGAAAAGATGCTGGCAAAAGGCATAAGTCCTGATGTTGTTACTCTTGGGATTAGTATCAATCATCTTTGCAAGGCTTTTAAGATTGATGAAGCGCTGAATTTATTTGAATCAATGAAACGGGGAGAGATTGGAACTCTCCTTGAGCCAGATATAGTCATCTATAATACTCTTATTGATGGGCTATGTAAAGATGAACGTGTAGAAGAAGGATTAGCTATGAAGAGAAAGATGGTGTTAGAGGGTATATGCTTACCAAACACTGTAACTTATAATTGTCTAATTGATGGATTATGTAAAGTTGGTGAGCTTGATAAGTCTCTTGAATTGTTTGATGAGATGGAGAAGCAAGGAGTTCAACCAAATGTCATTACAGTCAATACTCTGGTGAGCGGTTTATGCAGACACGGAAAAGCTGGTAGTGCGCTCAAATTCTACCGCGAAATGGAAGGGAAAGGGTTGAGGGGAAACAAAGTAACGTACACAACGTTAATTAGTGGTTTCTGTGGTGTGAATAATATCAGTAAAGCAATGGGGTTATTCAAAGAAATGAGACAAACATGTGCACCAGATGCGATTGTTTACTACACCTTGATCTCTGGTTTGTCCCAAGCTGGATTAATGGATGATGTTGAGTCAATTTTATTGGATATGAAAAGTGCTGGATTTCGCCCTGACATTAGTTGTTACAATGTGATGATCAATGGCTTTTGCAAGAAGAATAAGTTGGATAAAGCACAATCGTTGTTGGAGGAAATTGAAGAGGTGGGACTTCGACCTGATAATGTCACATACAATACTCTGATATCCTATTGCAGCAAATCCAGAGACCTGAAAACAGCTCAGAAACTACTCAAACAAATGATTGAAAACAATGTTGTTCCAACAGTTGTCACATATGGAACACTCATTCATGCATGTTGTTCTGTAGGAGAAATGGATGAAGCCATGGAAATATTCAGGCAAATGAATTCATCCACCCGAATTCCGCCCAATACTGTGGTATACAATATCTTGATAGATACCCTTTGCCAGAAGAATGAGATGAGGGGAGCTTTCTCCCTGTTTGAAGACATGATTGCCAAAGGTGTGAGTCCAAATTCAAACACcttcaatgctttattcaaaaAGTTAAGGGACGAGAACGAGCTTGAAAAAGCTTTAAAACTTATGGGGAAAATGACTGAACTTGCTTGTCATCCTGATTACATAACCATGGAAGTACTCACAGAGTGGCTTCCTGTAGTAGGGAAAGCTGATGAACTTAGACAGTTTATCGAAGGATTCAGGTGA